In the Theobroma cacao cultivar B97-61/B2 chromosome 1, Criollo_cocoa_genome_V2, whole genome shotgun sequence genome, one interval contains:
- the LOC18611427 gene encoding probable mannitol dehydrogenase, with translation MANSPEKEHPVKTVGWAARDASGHLSPFNFSRRATGEEDVRLKVLYCGICHSDLHNIKNEWGLSIYPMIPGHEIVGEVTEVGSKVKKVRVGDKVGVGCMVGACHSCESCANDLENYCPKVILTYNGIYYDGTMTYGGYADSMVANERYVVQIPDGMPLDAAAPLLCAGITVYSPLKYFGLGEAGKHIGIVGLGGLGHVAVKFAKALGSKVTVISTSPNKKTDALEHLGADSFLVSRDQGEMQAAMGTFDGIIDTVSAVHPIMPLLGLLKSHGKLIMVGAPYEPLELPVFSLIIGRKTMAGSGIGGMKETQEMIDFAAKHNIKADIEVISMDYVNKAMERLGKGDVRYRFVIDIGNTLVATKP, from the exons ATGGCGAACTCACCAGAAAAAGAGCACCCTGTTAAGACCGTCGGCTGGGCTGCCAGGGACGCATCTGGTCATCTCTCTCCTTTCAACTTCTCCAGAAG GGCAACCGGTGAAGAAGATGTGAGGCTTAAGGTGTTGTATTGTGGGATATGCCATTCTGACCTTCACAATATCAAAAATGAATGGGGCCTCTCCATCTACCCTATGATTCCTGG GCATGAAATTGTAGGGGAAGTGACTGAAGTAGGCAGCAAAGTGAAAAAGGTTAGGGTGGGAGATAAAGTGGGAGTGGGATGCATGGTTGGTGCTTGCCACAGCTGTGAGAGCTGTGCCAATGACCTGGAAAATTACTGTCCTAAAGTGATACTAACCTACAATGGAATTTACTATGATGGAACAATGACATACGGAGGCTATGCAGATTCAATGGTTGCCAATGAACGCTACGTTGTCCAGATCCCTGATGGCATGCCCCTTGACGCTGCAGCTCCGTTGCTTTGTGCCGGAATCACTGTTTACAGTCCACTGAAATATTTTGGACTGGGTGAAGCTGGAAAGCACATCGGCATTGTTGGCCTTGGTGGTCTGGGTCATGTAGCTGTTAAATTTGCCAAGGCCTTGGGGTCCAAAGTAACAGTTATTAGCACGTCCCCTAATAAAAAAACTGATGCCTTGGAACATCTTGGTGCTGATTCGTTTTTGGTTAGCCGTGACCAAGGCGAAATGCAG GCCGCCATGGGTACTTTCGATGGAATCATTGACACAGTCTCTGCTGTTCATCCAATTATGCCATTGCTTGGTCTTCTAAAATCCCATGGAAAGCTTATTATGGTGGGCGCACCCTACGAGCCACTTGAATTACCTGTCTTTTCTTTGATCATAG GAAGGAAGACGATGGCTGGGAGTGGCATTGGAGGAATGAAAGAGACACAAGAGATGATTGATTTTGCAGCAAAACACAACATAAAAGCAGACATCGAAGTTATTTCGATGGATTATGTGAACAAAGCGATGGAGAGACTTGGAAAGGGTGATGTTAGATACAGATTTGTAATCGACATTGGAAACACCTTGGTTGCCACCAAGCCTTGA